From Candidatus Amoebophilus asiaticus 5a2, the proteins below share one genomic window:
- a CDS encoding BrxA/BrxB family bacilliredoxin, with protein MRKIDKTLIFAAVYITIENKLTTNHFLNMYPEELVAIIEAELTDSGFIPFKNAKQVTEHFANHTGTTLLVVNSMCGCAGPDARMGVVEALATNPYTPDHLVTIFPGIDEEAMEQVQNYIKPYPLSSPSIALIKDGAVVYFMERHQIKGRPSEEIAEEIADALIEHC; from the coding sequence TTGAGGAAAATCGATAAAACACTTATCTTTGCAGCAGTATATATTACTATAGAAAATAAATTAACAACTAACCATTTCCTAAATATGTATCCCGAAGAATTAGTTGCAATAATAGAAGCCGAATTAACAGATTCAGGCTTTATTCCCTTTAAAAATGCTAAACAGGTAACAGAGCATTTTGCTAATCATACAGGCACTACCTTGCTTGTAGTTAACTCAATGTGTGGTTGTGCAGGGCCTGACGCACGAATGGGTGTGGTGGAAGCATTAGCTACAAACCCATACACGCCCGATCATCTAGTTACCATATTTCCTGGTATAGATGAAGAAGCTATGGAGCAAGTACAAAATTATATTAAACCCTATCCTTTATCTTCTCCATCAATTGCATTGATTAAAGATGGAGCAGTAGTTTATTTTATGGAACGCCACCAGATTAAAGGTAGGCCATCGGAGGAAATTGCTGAAGAAATTGCTGATGCATTAATAGAACACTGTTAA
- a CDS encoding sodium:solute symporter family transporter: MPHISIDVILFSIFLLINLAIGLLAGGRAKNLREYSIGNKNFSTAALTSTIVATWISGSFMTFKLTKIYSEGWYFILAIICDNFTLLFTGLFLAARMGEFLKNNSVAEALGDLYGKSVRIITAICGILISIGGVAIQFKVSAKVLSILFGVNDIYSTIAAASIVIIYAALGGIRAVTFTDIMQFFAFGTFIPLLTLTIWNGIKDHTAIIHAIQNSPQFDYNTLIGSPKRLASCFALMLFYFIPGFEPAIFQRVTMAINTGQVKRSFTYSFFLCTAITLFSIWIGILILGTNSQLQPDQIFNYIVNSYTYPGLKGLILIGTMSMVMSTADSHINSAAVLFANDIIKPLKLAVSQEVRIAKVFTFFLGALALLLALYKTDFLELVLLAWGLYMPIVTVPLLLAVFGFRSTTKPVLIGMAAGFITVLLWDKLLADTQINSVIPGMLANLVFLMGSHYMLKSSGGWVGIKDPYPLLVARQERQDAWKKIIDAIKNPNILSYLKRNLPEKEIIYSLFGLYVLGATYASFFTISTEVVANYQKLYDYIAHSALIITACFITYPAWPHTLKNNRFIAVAWPLAICYILFIAGTILMVMSGFHQVQVMLFILNIVLTALLLDWKLMLVVVISGILSSIGVFYFYIGYIPIIKVDGVYLQFKAIYGLPLFISFLLAIISFRQTKDQLVDQTNYLLLAQKKFQDRLVEVANYREELLKELQPEELKIFDQATSAYLKQAIYRVRDYVRLDVSESYIDKLLSEVKILVKVHAIKPRPQILIRNYTSHKKLHADIPKIKQLLVNSISYIQSYNLHNVPIIITIEDTRLGYELSHIEGYAKKVEALRITVTIERQIPALQEVYISKEQENFNNSLSMTVEILPLVENVRIIDAHYGYIDQDQNRLHMYVIPVNVREVRGKVMELIKKSAAVDPLELVHPLAVQLEDELITKLQDTSIDITVIKRTLEVIKKYHGGTKRHSGEPYFTHPIAVAIILLDYTQDQDAIVAALLHDTVEDTSLSLAHIQAMFGEKVGFLVGKGTNLESKLKRINLVDHENLHRLMNYEDERAALIKLVDRLHNMRTIEGHPSLTKQKRIAGETLAFFVPMSRHLRLDTLAQELEKLSVAVLGK, translated from the coding sequence ATGCCGCATATTTCTATCGATGTTATTTTATTTAGTATTTTCTTGCTTATCAACCTGGCAATAGGACTGTTGGCTGGTGGACGTGCAAAGAATTTGAGAGAGTATTCTATTGGTAATAAAAATTTTTCTACAGCTGCACTTACTTCTACGATTGTAGCCACATGGATCAGTGGTAGCTTCATGACCTTTAAATTAACAAAAATTTATAGTGAAGGATGGTATTTTATACTAGCTATTATTTGTGATAATTTTACTTTACTGTTTACAGGGTTATTTTTAGCTGCAAGAATGGGGGAATTTTTAAAGAATAACTCTGTAGCAGAGGCACTAGGCGATTTATATGGTAAGTCTGTACGTATTATTACAGCCATTTGTGGCATATTGATTAGTATAGGTGGCGTAGCTATACAATTTAAAGTAAGTGCTAAAGTACTAAGTATCTTATTTGGAGTAAATGATATTTATTCAACCATAGCAGCTGCTAGTATTGTAATTATATATGCCGCCCTTGGAGGAATACGTGCTGTTACATTTACTGATATCATGCAATTTTTTGCTTTTGGTACCTTTATTCCACTTTTAACATTAACCATTTGGAATGGAATTAAAGATCATACTGCCATCATACATGCCATTCAGAATAGCCCACAGTTTGATTATAATACTTTGATAGGTTCTCCTAAAAGGTTGGCTAGTTGTTTTGCCTTAATGTTGTTCTATTTTATTCCAGGATTTGAGCCTGCTATATTCCAAAGAGTGACTATGGCTATTAATACTGGACAAGTAAAGCGGTCTTTTACTTACTCATTCTTTCTATGTACCGCTATTACTTTATTTTCTATTTGGATAGGTATTTTAATTTTAGGAACTAATTCTCAGTTGCAGCCTGATCAAATATTTAATTATATAGTCAATAGCTATACTTATCCAGGGCTTAAAGGGCTTATACTCATAGGAACCATGTCTATGGTTATGTCTACAGCAGACTCCCATATTAACTCTGCTGCAGTCTTATTTGCTAATGATATTATAAAGCCATTAAAGCTTGCAGTAAGCCAAGAAGTAAGAATTGCTAAAGTATTTACTTTTTTTCTAGGTGCATTAGCATTGTTACTAGCCTTATACAAAACTGATTTCTTAGAGCTTGTACTTTTAGCATGGGGCCTTTATATGCCAATTGTCACAGTACCTTTATTATTGGCTGTGTTTGGCTTTCGTAGTACCACTAAGCCTGTGCTCATTGGTATGGCAGCAGGTTTTATAACTGTACTGTTATGGGATAAGCTGTTAGCAGATACACAAATCAATAGTGTTATCCCAGGCATGTTAGCTAATCTGGTATTTTTAATGGGTAGCCATTATATGTTGAAGTCAAGCGGAGGATGGGTAGGCATTAAAGATCCATACCCATTGTTGGTTGCTAGGCAAGAAAGGCAAGACGCATGGAAAAAAATTATTGACGCTATAAAAAACCCTAATATTTTATCTTATCTCAAACGAAATCTTCCTGAAAAAGAAATTATTTATTCTCTTTTTGGGCTATATGTTTTAGGAGCTACTTATGCTTCATTTTTTACAATTTCTACAGAAGTTGTAGCTAACTACCAAAAACTGTATGATTATATTGCACATTCTGCACTTATTATTACTGCTTGTTTCATTACTTATCCTGCTTGGCCACATACTCTTAAAAATAATCGTTTCATAGCTGTTGCTTGGCCATTAGCCATTTGCTATATACTTTTTATAGCTGGTACAATACTCATGGTCATGAGTGGTTTTCATCAAGTACAGGTTATGCTTTTTATATTAAATATAGTGTTAACAGCTTTGTTGTTGGACTGGAAGCTAATGCTTGTAGTAGTTATTAGCGGTATATTGTCAAGTATAGGAGTTTTTTATTTTTATATAGGTTATATCCCTATAATAAAAGTTGATGGGGTTTATTTACAGTTTAAAGCTATCTATGGGCTTCCACTTTTTATAAGCTTCTTATTAGCAATTATTAGCTTTAGGCAGACAAAAGATCAATTAGTTGATCAAACTAACTATTTATTGCTAGCACAGAAGAAATTTCAAGATAGACTTGTAGAGGTGGCCAACTACAGAGAAGAACTTCTAAAAGAGCTACAACCAGAAGAATTAAAAATCTTTGACCAAGCCACTTCCGCCTATCTTAAGCAGGCTATTTACCGGGTGCGTGACTATGTACGCTTAGACGTAAGTGAAAGTTATATAGACAAGTTACTGTCTGAAGTCAAAATTTTAGTTAAAGTACATGCAATAAAACCTCGTCCTCAAATATTAATTAGAAATTATACAAGTCATAAGAAGCTTCACGCAGATATACCTAAAATTAAGCAACTCCTTGTTAATAGTATCAGCTATATACAAAGCTACAATCTTCATAATGTACCTATTATCATAACTATAGAAGATACTAGATTGGGGTATGAGCTTTCTCATATAGAAGGGTATGCTAAAAAGGTAGAGGCTTTACGTATTACGGTGACGATTGAAAGACAAATACCTGCTCTTCAGGAAGTTTATATTAGCAAAGAGCAAGAAAACTTTAATAATAGCTTATCTATGACAGTAGAAATACTTCCTTTAGTAGAAAATGTACGTATTATCGATGCACACTATGGATATATAGACCAGGATCAAAATAGACTACACATGTACGTTATCCCTGTTAATGTACGAGAAGTGCGAGGAAAGGTAATGGAGCTGATTAAAAAGTCAGCAGCAGTAGATCCTTTGGAACTAGTCCATCCTTTAGCAGTCCAGTTAGAAGATGAATTGATAACCAAGTTGCAAGACACATCAATAGATATAACAGTTATTAAAAGAACCCTAGAGGTAATCAAGAAATATCATGGAGGTACCAAACGGCATTCAGGAGAGCCTTATTTTACACATCCTATAGCTGTTGCCATAATTTTGCTAGATTATACACAAGATCAGGATGCAATTGTGGCAGCTTTATTACATGACACAGTGGAAGATACTAGTTTATCTCTTGCTCATATACAAGCTATGTTTGGAGAGAAGGTAGGGTTTTTGGTTGGAAAAGGTACTAATCTAGAAAGTAAACTTAAAAGGATAAATTTAGTAGATCATGAAAATTTACATAGGCTGATGAATTATGAGGATGAGCGAGCAGCCTTAATAAAGTTAGTAGATAGGTTGCATAATATGCGTACGATAGAAGGGCATCCCTCTTTGACTAAGCAAAAGAGAATAGCTGGCGAAACATTAGCTTTTTTTGTGCCTATGTCAAGGCACTTACGGCTAGATACTTTAGCACAGGAATTAGAAAAACTCAGTGTAGCAGTTTTAGGTAAATAG
- the menA gene encoding 1,4-dihydroxy-2-naphthoate octaprenyltransferase, translated as MPSIKTWVIVVRLPTIILSISSIIMGTALAVWSGKWDISVGILAGITASLLQIIANLANDYGDFLHGAGVGARVNNTQAVSQGSVNLKQIRVAIFCLVGLTIVCGIILLHLADLPKNTFIQFILLGVIAIIAAITYTMGPKPYAYIGLGDVSLFIFFGLVGVLGTAYLHTKIWNTAYLLPALTCGCFSVAVLNLNNIRDIDEDAPIGKKTLVVRIGRKAALYYQWALLVMGILGAIIFTAQHYHRPIQWIFLAALPQLVQSGMLTMRLPVNQLDPLLQRLVMAQLSFVLLFSIGLVLSCDC; from the coding sequence ATGCCCTCTATTAAAACATGGGTTATCGTAGTACGCTTACCCACTATAATTTTATCAATATCAAGTATTATAATGGGTACTGCATTGGCTGTTTGGTCAGGTAAGTGGGATATCTCGGTTGGCATACTAGCAGGAATTACTGCCTCGCTTTTACAGATAATAGCTAACTTGGCTAATGATTATGGAGATTTTTTGCATGGTGCAGGGGTAGGGGCTAGAGTAAATAATACGCAAGCAGTTTCACAAGGAAGTGTAAATTTAAAACAGATTAGAGTTGCTATTTTTTGTTTAGTAGGGCTGACTATAGTTTGTGGGATAATACTTTTACATCTAGCAGACTTACCTAAAAATACATTTATCCAATTTATCTTATTAGGGGTAATAGCTATTATAGCAGCTATTACATATACAATGGGTCCTAAACCATATGCTTATATAGGGTTAGGCGATGTATCCTTATTTATATTTTTTGGCTTAGTAGGTGTGTTGGGAACGGCTTACTTACATACTAAAATATGGAATACTGCTTATTTGTTGCCAGCATTAACCTGTGGCTGTTTTTCCGTAGCTGTTCTAAATCTTAACAATATTCGCGATATCGATGAAGATGCACCAATAGGAAAAAAAACGTTGGTAGTAAGGATAGGAAGGAAGGCAGCACTTTATTACCAATGGGCATTATTAGTAATGGGGATTTTAGGAGCAATTATTTTTACAGCGCAACATTATCATAGGCCCATACAATGGATTTTTCTAGCAGCTCTCCCTCAGTTAGTACAAAGTGGAATGCTCACTATGCGTCTTCCTGTAAATCAATTAGATCCTTTATTACAACGATTGGTAATGGCACAATTGTCCTTTGTATTACTCTTTAGTATTGGGTTAGTACTAAGCTGTGACTGTTAA
- a CDS encoding alpha/beta hydrolase family protein, with translation MIQNICNYSYHPNDYVHGLLASHIYYPKHKKGDQVKLQSISKQLGHELPPNPQNIWEIVQVEDDTDGTGYCSNLYVNKNMQQAVLSFQGTQVESIVKILDNKDLKEDLASILANKITKQQALAYKATKNAVNYAKGKGLSLSFTGHSLGGYLAELGVAFCYLDAELDYREVKAVVFDSPGSGEKINLLKSNSTEFDIQKLPIVTYLSAPNIVNSCNGHPGEICIVHPELKLKDWAIKYIEAVKSWPLVGKNMVSIAKCLLSLTGHSLNTILASFDPKTGKPFKYIRIGDWPKFDLKRLNHKSYLGNKGRVGGAIVSKLARIINIPMGGFIGFQAGAFIENKIDERLCLLSSIIGFLLDYKKIDGKQLLQTLEELDENYNKPEDETAENAFRLKYIGHYKESGLKLNQYKVHKHKNKSVDWYLYKLRKYARDKSVIDRLSNGDFTIRVLQNILKDYDIVTISESQYIELNTEQGDIEVLRAKMRRNLEILTAKEIEHAMHSIRTLTAKRLSVRRKADSFARVKNGHEQAKPTHEMNKIVNKSLKRQNFCDRQIDYPHKEEKQYDLKKIIILSIFIFFLLSLPILAYIFHLTLRQNHVEKSENESIIEHWQNHNLTENVQNNYNVLQEIGGSTVNSSYNNEDAEWAASIVQDIRAKQLDTVYLHIAADLTPKRAAVLGRNLQGTQVHTVRLNHIVNGDNIITALAKNLEGTQVHTIVIVSSDIGFGYINDFFNVRAAEFAQNLRGTQVHTIAIVSSDIGNRWAIEFVKNLEGTQVHTVDFSDSIISDKEEGRYLIEWVFD, from the coding sequence TTGATACAAAATATTTGCAACTATTCTTATCATCCTAATGATTATGTACATGGGCTACTTGCTAGTCATATATACTATCCTAAACATAAAAAAGGAGATCAAGTAAAACTTCAAAGTATATCTAAGCAATTAGGGCATGAATTACCGCCAAATCCTCAAAATATTTGGGAAATAGTCCAAGTAGAAGATGATACGGATGGGACAGGCTATTGTAGTAATTTATATGTAAATAAAAATATGCAACAAGCTGTACTATCATTCCAAGGTACTCAGGTTGAAAGCATTGTTAAAATACTAGATAATAAAGATTTGAAAGAGGACTTAGCGAGCATACTGGCCAATAAAATTACAAAGCAGCAAGCACTTGCTTATAAAGCAACAAAAAATGCTGTTAATTATGCTAAGGGAAAAGGACTATCTTTATCTTTTACAGGTCATTCCTTGGGTGGTTATTTAGCAGAGTTAGGAGTGGCATTCTGTTATCTCGATGCTGAACTTGATTATAGAGAGGTTAAAGCAGTTGTATTTGATAGTCCAGGAAGCGGAGAAAAAATAAACCTTCTTAAATCTAATAGTACGGAGTTTGATATTCAAAAGTTGCCCATAGTTACTTACCTTTCAGCACCTAATATTGTAAATTCATGTAATGGGCATCCAGGAGAAATCTGTATAGTCCATCCAGAGCTAAAGTTAAAAGACTGGGCAATAAAATATATAGAAGCGGTAAAAAGTTGGCCCTTGGTAGGTAAAAATATGGTTAGTATTGCCAAGTGTCTATTATCACTTACAGGGCATAGTCTAAATACTATCCTTGCATCATTTGATCCAAAAACAGGTAAGCCATTTAAATATATACGCATAGGTGATTGGCCAAAGTTCGACCTAAAAAGGCTAAATCATAAATCTTATCTAGGCAATAAAGGAAGAGTAGGTGGGGCTATAGTGTCAAAGCTTGCCCGGATCATAAATATTCCTATGGGTGGATTTATAGGCTTCCAAGCTGGAGCTTTTATAGAAAATAAAATAGATGAACGCCTATGTCTTTTAAGTAGTATAATAGGATTTTTATTAGACTATAAAAAGATAGATGGAAAGCAGCTCTTGCAAACATTAGAAGAATTAGATGAAAATTATAACAAGCCTGAAGATGAAACAGCTGAGAATGCTTTTAGACTCAAGTATATAGGACACTATAAAGAAAGCGGGTTAAAACTTAATCAATATAAAGTACATAAACATAAGAATAAAAGTGTTGATTGGTACCTGTATAAGTTAAGGAAGTATGCTAGAGATAAAAGTGTAATAGATAGGTTGAGTAACGGAGATTTTACCATACGGGTATTACAAAATATTTTAAAAGATTATGATATTGTAACCATATCTGAAAGCCAGTATATCGAACTTAATACAGAACAAGGAGATATAGAGGTGTTACGAGCTAAAATGCGTAGGAATTTAGAAATACTGACAGCTAAAGAGATTGAGCATGCTATGCACAGTATACGTACACTCACAGCAAAAAGGTTATCAGTTCGACGTAAAGCTGATTCTTTTGCTCGTGTGAAGAACGGCCATGAGCAAGCAAAGCCTACTCATGAAATGAATAAAATTGTAAATAAGTCTTTAAAAAGGCAAAACTTTTGTGATAGACAAATAGACTACCCACATAAGGAAGAAAAACAATACGATTTAAAAAAAATTATAATTCTATCTATTTTTATATTCTTCTTATTATCATTACCTATATTAGCTTATATATTTCACCTCACTCTTAGGCAGAATCACGTAGAAAAATCTGAAAATGAATCTATTATAGAACATTGGCAAAATCACAATTTAACAGAAAACGTGCAAAATAATTATAATGTCTTACAGGAAATAGGAGGAAGTACAGTTAATTCTAGTTATAATAATGAGGACGCTGAATGGGCAGCATCTATTGTTCAAGATATAAGAGCAAAGCAACTAGACACCGTTTATTTGCATATTGCTGCAGATTTAACTCCTAAAAGAGCGGCGGTTCTTGGTAGAAATTTACAAGGAACACAAGTGCATACAGTTCGGTTAAACCATATTGTAAATGGAGATAACATAATAACGGCTCTTGCTAAAAATCTGGAAGGAACGCAAGTACACACAATTGTTATAGTATCCAGTGACATAGGTTTTGGTTATATAAATGATTTTTTCAATGTGAGAGCAGCAGAATTTGCTCAAAACTTGCGAGGAACTCAAGTACACACAATTGCTATAGTATCCAGTGACATAGGCAACAGATGGGCTATAGAATTTGTTAAAAATCTAGAAGGGACCCAAGTACATACGGTTGATTTCAGTGATAGTATTATAAGTGATAAAGAGGAAGGCCGATATCTAATTGAATGGGTTTTTGACTAG
- the bcp gene encoding thioredoxin-dependent thiol peroxidase produces MHLKVGDQAPTFIGKDQNGNTIQLSEFAGKKLVLYFYPKDNTPGCTAQACNLKDNYYALQQAGYEILGVSSDNEQSHQEFIDQYKLPFRLIADQDHTIHKQYGTWVQKSMFGKKYWGTARKTFLIDEHGKIEQIIEKVKTGEHTNQFFPKR; encoded by the coding sequence ATGCATTTAAAAGTTGGAGACCAAGCACCTACATTTATCGGTAAAGACCAAAATGGAAATACCATTCAATTATCAGAATTTGCTGGTAAAAAACTAGTACTCTACTTTTATCCTAAAGATAATACGCCTGGCTGTACAGCACAGGCGTGTAACCTAAAAGATAATTATTATGCGCTACAACAAGCAGGCTATGAGATACTAGGAGTTAGTAGTGATAATGAACAATCTCACCAAGAATTTATAGACCAATACAAGTTGCCTTTTAGACTAATTGCTGACCAAGACCATACTATTCATAAACAGTATGGTACATGGGTACAAAAGTCTATGTTTGGTAAAAAATATTGGGGCACAGCACGCAAAACTTTCCTTATTGATGAACATGGGAAAATTGAGCAAATTATTGAGAAAGTAAAGACAGGCGAACATACAAATCAATTTTTTCCTAAAAGATAA
- a CDS encoding ankyrin repeat domain-containing protein: MCHAIFYGCIAIAEKLTQKLPAEQLGIADAGDNTLLYFVMLGRYTSIAEKLIDKLPPDQLMVQYKGDDSLLDFAIVVGYISIAEKLIDKLLTDQLMVQDELGYTPLYWAISKGYISIAERLVNSLPTDQLMVENRLGNTPLGLDTFKGNTSIEQKLMYKLRIN; encoded by the coding sequence TTGTGTCATGCAATATTCTATGGTTGCATAGCAATAGCTGAAAAGTTAACACAAAAACTACCTGCAGAACAATTAGGTATAGCAGACGCAGGCGATAATACTCTTTTGTACTTTGTAATGCTGGGTCGGTATACATCAATAGCTGAAAAATTAATAGATAAATTACCTCCAGATCAGTTAATGGTACAATATAAAGGAGACGATTCTCTTTTGGATTTTGCTATTGTCGTGGGGTATATATCAATAGCTGAAAAGTTAATAGATAAATTACTTACAGATCAGTTAATGGTACAAGATGAGTTAGGCTATACTCCATTATATTGGGCTATTTCTAAAGGATATATATCAATAGCTGAAAGGTTGGTAAATAGTTTACCTACAGATCAGTTAATGGTAGAAAATAGACTTGGCAATACTCCCTTGGGTTTGGACACTTTTAAAGGAAATACATCAATAGAACAAAAATTGATGTACAAATTAAGAATAAATTAA
- a CDS encoding NUDIX hydrolase, translating into MVVKLREAGKWDIPAGKRKPLPGELASKTAERETWEEAGIRFQMEAGDSICSYLT; encoded by the coding sequence TTGGTTGTCAAATTACGAGAAGCAGGGAAATGGGACATTCCTGCAGGTAAGCGTAAGCCTTTACCTGGTGAATTAGCTTCTAAAACGGCTGAGCGGGAAACATGGGAAGAAGCAGGCATCCGGTTTCAAATGGAAGCAGGGGATAGTATTTGTTCTTATTTAACATAA
- a CDS encoding ankyrin repeat domain-containing protein, whose amino-acid sequence MQFSKKENYLVIMLAICCLQILVSCGCGNNPTSLITKKNHIPKKVKPIPPVHLLLSSNKQILNNTDKSFNLSLENTSATIANLSDGILKITLHEEGGSGSTLRYATNTNIYEHQKAVEKPLSYFTQQVTLKKGDAPLVIPFKLHTLPTVTSVKITVKLEYKGKKDIVPPLTIVWDAISPITEDMIQSVVHNGYKLLADILTKLQKGEEIAINDVTAVYPKETALHQAVKLGDEYIVELLLEKGASINIQNIEGETVLHLATNSNNTDLAKKIIGKGAKLEVQNKRGYTPLHLAAEQGYIDVAKELIPHLNSEQLNLANIEGQTPLHLAASWGHSKVVSLLIPYLDTWELNQKDLQGNSALYKASQYGHIETVKRLLDAGAKIDEANGLGFTPLHISIIEGTSAVARELTNRLSTEQLNQPDINEYTPLYLAILHSHTEIAEELIKKLEPAQLNKQNDQENTPLHKAVEKGNIKIAKQLIAKGADITIKNKKDQSPMDLAKLDEMRRILQLM is encoded by the coding sequence ATGCAATTCTCAAAAAAGGAAAATTATTTGGTTATTATGCTAGCCATCTGTTGCTTGCAAATACTAGTTTCTTGTGGCTGCGGCAACAATCCTACGTCTCTTATCACCAAAAAAAATCATATTCCAAAAAAAGTAAAGCCCATACCTCCTGTTCATCTTTTACTAAGTAGTAATAAACAAATATTAAATAATACTGACAAGAGTTTTAACCTATCTTTAGAAAATACTTCAGCAACCATAGCTAATTTAAGCGATGGTATATTAAAAATAACCTTACACGAGGAGGGTGGCTCAGGTAGTACGTTACGCTATGCAACTAATACTAATATATATGAGCATCAGAAAGCTGTTGAAAAGCCTTTGTCTTATTTTACTCAACAAGTAACTCTTAAAAAAGGTGATGCTCCCTTGGTCATACCTTTTAAACTACACACTCTACCAACAGTTACAAGTGTTAAAATAACAGTGAAGCTTGAATATAAAGGTAAAAAGGATATTGTACCCCCTCTAACTATTGTATGGGATGCAATATCACCCATTACAGAGGATATGATTCAAAGTGTTGTACATAATGGTTATAAACTTTTGGCTGACATACTTACCAAACTTCAAAAAGGAGAAGAGATAGCTATTAATGATGTTACCGCAGTTTATCCAAAAGAAACGGCTTTACACCAAGCTGTAAAATTGGGTGACGAATATATTGTTGAACTCTTATTAGAGAAAGGCGCAAGTATAAATATACAAAATATAGAAGGAGAAACTGTCTTGCATTTGGCTACTAATTCGAATAATACAGACTTAGCCAAAAAAATAATAGGTAAAGGGGCAAAACTAGAGGTGCAGAATAAGAGAGGTTATACGCCTTTGCATTTAGCAGCCGAACAAGGTTATATAGATGTTGCTAAAGAATTAATACCACATTTAAATAGCGAACAATTAAATCTCGCAAACATAGAAGGGCAGACTCCATTACATTTAGCTGCTTCGTGGGGTCATAGTAAAGTTGTATCATTATTAATACCTTATTTGGACACATGGGAACTCAACCAGAAAGATCTTCAAGGTAATTCTGCACTATATAAAGCTAGCCAATATGGACATATAGAAACAGTAAAGAGACTACTAGATGCTGGCGCTAAAATAGATGAAGCCAATGGTCTTGGTTTTACTCCGTTACATATTTCTATTATTGAGGGGACGTCTGCTGTGGCACGTGAATTGACAAATAGATTATCTACAGAACAATTGAATCAACCAGATATAAACGAGTATACACCACTATACCTTGCTATATTACACAGCCATACAGAAATAGCTGAAGAATTAATAAAAAAATTGGAGCCTGCACAGTTAAATAAACAAAATGATCAAGAGAATACCCCCTTACATAAAGCTGTTGAGAAGGGCAATATAAAAATAGCTAAACAGCTTATTGCTAAAGGTGCAGACATAACTATAAAGAATAAAAAGGACCAGTCTCCAATGGATCTAGCTAAATTAGATGAGATGAGAAGGATATTGCAACTTATGTAA
- a CDS encoding DNA-3-methyladenine glycosylase: MKLTYDFYNRHVVEVAKDLLGKKLVWGEFEGIITETEAYRGLDDAASHAALGMTSRSQIMFGPPGHVYVYLIYGMYHCLNIVTEESGQPSAVLIRGLKLSDVYLNGPGKICRHLNIDRTHNNLCLVNHDSMYLMEGITNPTYQETARVGIKKAVDKLWRFIITPEEMYHL; the protein is encoded by the coding sequence GTGAAACTGACCTATGATTTTTATAACAGGCATGTTGTAGAAGTGGCCAAAGACCTTCTGGGTAAAAAGCTGGTCTGGGGTGAATTTGAAGGGATTATTACAGAAACAGAAGCTTACCGAGGCTTGGATGATGCGGCCTCGCATGCTGCACTAGGTATGACTTCTCGTTCACAAATTATGTTTGGGCCACCTGGTCACGTATATGTATATTTAATATATGGCATGTATCATTGTTTGAATATTGTTACAGAAGAGTCTGGGCAACCTAGCGCTGTACTGATTCGTGGACTTAAGTTATCAGATGTGTACCTAAATGGGCCTGGTAAAATTTGCCGCCATTTGAATATTGATAGGACACATAATAACCTTTGCTTAGTTAATCATGATAGTATGTATCTTATGGAGGGGATAACTAATCCAACATATCAAGAAACTGCACGAGTAGGTATAAAGAAAGCTGTAGATAAGTTATGGCGTTTTATTATTACACCCGAAGAAATGTATCATCTTTGA